The proteins below come from a single Amphiura filiformis chromosome 15, Afil_fr2py, whole genome shotgun sequence genomic window:
- the LOC140171797 gene encoding uncharacterized protein isoform X2: protein MASADNGKFYPTVYGFLVDSGLEKVANLFKRVTGVKETPDEDEPSMKELYNVWEKSPVGQKRKNSIAQTPPPAKKSKPSSSSSEEDSSSDEEVAKKGKKTPSKPNIPPFKGTAALKKAKGDDSGTSDSDSSSDESDDKDAKKKPAQQKFTQVKKAPTPAKKKESSSESDTSSDEEPPAKKTPLKPTQQTQANGKRKAESSSSEDSSSDDESSKPAAKKPPAKKPATTPVGKAAVKPGAKKAQESSSSEESSSEEEDNVKKTPVTKTSPAAAAKPGQAKMPAKAESSSDDSSSDEDEKPKPSTPATKPVVKPQAKKDDSSSDSSSESEDEKPKAKPTQAKPASASKKPAAKKKESSSESDSDDSSEDEKPSKTPVKSVTPSKPVTPAGKKTPQSKKPESSSSEDSSSEDEQPAKTPVKAATPGKPAQTKAPAKPTTPTAAKKAQSSSDSDDSSSEDEKPAKKPVTPAKKPITPAKKTPQPPGKKAESSSDSDDSSSENEKPAKKPITPAKKTPQPPKKAESSSESSSDDSSSEDEKTKKPVTPAKKTPAKPTTPTAAKKAESSSDSDDSSSEDEKPAKKTVTPAKKTPQAKAPAKPTTPTAAKKAESSSDSDDSSSEDEKPAKKPTTPAKKAITPAKKTPQAAGKKAESSSDSSSDDSSSEDEKTVKKPVTPAKQTPQSAKKTPQSAKKITQQPASSSDSSSDESEEEKKPAAKSPSVKQAKPAASSSDSSSESEEETSKTKQAAATNLKSKGATPVSKAKEDSSSSDSDSSEEDTKKTPSKPKPMFAKNTTPIVKKGGDSSSSSSDSSSDEEDSKVKKPAPTKSTPVVNGRTPSSAKKSTPAVTPVNGMAGSSDSDSESSDSEDEKATKTKQLTKKKAKSSSEDSDEEDEVPVKKTTPASQKKQNQTTPTPFRRVRAEETDVHPELQDNSFEAKRGSYGSWGDKANKDLKFVKGKQFRHEKTKKKRGSYRGGQIDTSVNSIKFDSD, encoded by the exons GAGACACCTGACGAAGATGAGCCAAGCATGAAAGAATTGTACAACGTATGGGAGAAAAGCCCAGTTGGTCAAAAACGCAAGAATTCAATAGCACAGACACCTCCACCAGCAAAGAAATCCAAACCCAGCAGTTCTAGTAGCGAAGAAGACTCCTCTTCTGATGAAGAGGTTGCCAAGAAGGGCAAAAAGACTCCATCAAAGCCAAACATACCACCATTTAAGGGCACAGCTGCACTGAAGAAAGCTAAAGGGGATGATTCCGGTACTTCGGATTCAGACAGCTCATCAGATGAAAGTGATGACAAAGATGCTAAGAAGAAGCCAGCACAACAGAAGTTCACACAAGTGAAAAAAGCTCCAACTCCAGCGAAAAAGAAAGAATCTAGCTCGGAGAGCGACACCTCTTCAGATGAAGAGCCTCCTGCCAAGAAGACGCCATTGAAACCAACGCAGCAAACCCAAGCAAATGGGAAGAGAAAAGCTGAAAGCAGCAGTTCAGAGGACTCCAGTTCTGATGATGAGAGTTCCAAGCCGGCAGCCAAGAAACCACCTGCAAAGAAACCAGCAACTACCCCAGTTGGAAAGGCAGCAGTGAAGCCAGGTGCCAAGAAGGCCCAAGAGTCGAGCAGTTCTGAGGAGTCAAGCTCTGAAGAAGAAGATAATGTAAAAAAGACACCTGTGACAAAGACAAGTCCAGCAGCAGCTGCAAAACCTGGTCAGGCAAAGATGCCCGCAAAAGCAGAAAGCTCAAGTGATGACAGCTCAAGTGATGAGGATGAAAAGCCCAAACCTAGCACTCCAGCAACCAAGCCAGTTGTAAAGCCACAGGCAAAGAAAGATGATTCTAGCTCGGATAGCAGCAGTGAGAGTGAAGATGAAAAGCCGAAAGCCAAACCAACGCAGGCCAAGCCAGCTTCTGCATCAAAGAAACCAGCTGCAAAGAAGAAAGAGTCAAGCTCAGAAAGTGACAGTGATGATAGTAGCGAAGATGAGAAACCGTCCAAAACACCTGTTAAGTCTGTCACCCCATCAAAGCCAGTTACTCCTGCAGGCAAGAAGACTCCACAGTCCAAGAAGCCAGAAAGCAGCAGCAGTGAGGATAGCTCAAGTGAGGATGAGCAACCAGCAAAGACCCCCGTCAAGGCAGCAACACCTGGAAAACCAGCGCAAACAAAAGCACCTGCCAAACCAACCACTCCAACAGCAGCCAAGAAAGCACAATCAAGTTCTGATAGCGATGATAGTTCAAGTGAAGATGAAAAACCAGCAAAGAAACCCGTCACACCAGCAAAGAAACCTATCACACCTGCAAAAAAGACCCCACAACCGCCGGGAAAGAAAGCAGAATCAAGTTCTGATAGTGACGATAGTTCAAGTGAAAATGAAAAACCAGCAAAGAAACCCATCACACCTGCAAAAAAGACCCCACAACCGCCGAAGAAAGCAGAATCAAGTTCTGAAAGCAGCAGTGACGATAGTTCAAGTGAAGATGAAAAAACAAAGAAGCCTGTCACACCTGCTAAAAAGACACCCGCCAAACCAACCACTCCAACAGCAGCTAAGAAAGCAGAATCAAGTTCTGATAGCGATGATAGTTCTAGTGAAGATGAAAAACCAGCAAAGAAAACGGTAACACCTGCAAAAAAGACCCCGCAAGCAAAAGCACCCGCCAAACCAACCACTCCAACAGCAGCTAAGAAAGCAGAATCAAGTTCTGATAGCGATGATAGTTCAAGTGAAGATGAAAAACCAGCAAAGAAACCCACCACACCAGCAAAGAAAGCCATCACACCTGCAAAAAAGACCCCGCAAGCGGCGGGAAAGAAAGCAGAATCAAGTTCTGATAGCAGCAGTGACGATAGTTCAAGTGAAGATGAAAAAACTGTGAAGAAACCTGTTACACCAGCTAAACAGACCCCTCAATCTGCTAAAAAGACCCCACAATCTGCTAAAAAGATCACGCAACAACCAGCGTCTAGTTCTGATAGCAGTAGCGACGAGAGTGAAGAAGAGAAGAAACCAGCTGCAAAATCCCCATCTGTCAAGCAAGCAAAACCTGCGGCAAGCAGCTCCGACTCCAGTTCAGAATCGGAAGAAGAAACAAGCAAAACAAAGCAAGCAGCTGCAACAAATCTTAAATCAAAAGGGGCTACACCGGTTTCAAAAGCTAAAGAGGACAGTTCTAGTTCAGACTCTGACTCCTCTGAAGAGGACACTAAGAAAACCCCTTCAAAACCAAAGCCAATGTTTGCTAAAAATACCACACCAATTGTTAAGAAAGGTGGTGactcgtcgtcatcatcatcagacTCTAGCTCAGACGAAGAAGATAGTAAAGTAAAGAAACCAGCACCAACAAAAAGCACCCCCGTTGTAAATGGTAGAACCCCAAGCTCGGCGAAGAAGAGCACACCAGCGGTGACTCCAGTGAATGGCATGGCGGGATCCAGCGATAGCGACAGTGAAAGTTCCGACAGTGAAGATGAGAAGGCGACCAAAACAAAGCAGCTgacaaag AAAAAGGCCAAGTCATCCAGCGAGGACAGCGATGAGGAAGACGAGGTGCCAGTAAAGAAGACCACACCAGCAAGTCAAAAGAAGCAAAACCAG ACAACACCAACACCTTTTAGAAGAGTGAGAGCAGAGGAAACAGATGTTCATCCTGAACTACAGGATAATTCATTTGAAGCCAAG AGAGGTTCCTATGGTTCCTGGGGAGACAAAGCCAACAAGGACCTTAAGTTTGTGAAAGGCAAGCAATTCAGACATGAGAAGACGAAAAAGAAGCGCGGAAGTTACCGTGGAGGACAGATAGACACCAGTGTGAATTCAATCAAATTTGATAGTGATTGA
- the LOC140171797 gene encoding uncharacterized protein isoform X3 — MASADNGKFYPTVYGFLVDSGLEKVANLFKRVTGVKETPDEDEPSMKELYNVWEKSPVGQKRKNSIAQTPPPAKKSKPSSSSSEEDSSSDEEVAKKGKKTPSKPNIPPFKGTAALKKAKGDDSGTSDSDSSSDESDDKDAKKKPAQQKFTQVKKAPTPAKKKESSSESDTSSDEEPPAKKTPLKPTQQTQANGKRKAESSSSEDSSSDDESSKPAAKKPPAKKPATTPVGKAAVKPGAKKAQESSSSEESSSEEEDNVKKTPVTKTSPAAAAKPGQAKMPAKAESSSDDSSSDEDEKPKPSTPATKPVVKPQAKKDDSSSDSSSESEDEKPKAKPTQAKPASASKKPAAKKKESSSESDSDDSSEDEKPSKTPVKSVTPSKPVTPAGKKTPQSKKPESSSSEDSSSEDEQPAKTPVKAATPGKPAQTKAPAKPTTPTAAKKAQSSSDSDDSSSEDEKPAKKPVTPAKKPITPAKKTPQPPKKAESSSESSSDDSSSEDEKTKKPVTPAKKTPAKPTTPTAAKKAESSSDSDDSSSEDEKPAKKTVTPAKKTPQAKAPAKPTTPTAAKKAESSSDSDDSSSEDEKPAKKPTTPAKKAITPAKKTPQAAGKKAESSSDSSSDDSSSEDEKTVKKPVTPAKQTPQSAKKTPQSAKKITQQPASSSDSSSDESEEEKKPAAKSPSVKQAKPAASSSDSSSESEEETSKTKQAAATNLKSKGATPVSKAKEDSSSSDSDSSEEDTKKTPSKPKPMFAKNTTPIVKKGGDSSSSSSDSSSDEEDSKVKKPAPTKSTPVVNGRTPSSAKKSTPAVTPVNGMAGSSDSDSESSDSEDEKATKTKQLTKKKAKSSSEDSDEEDEVPVKKTTPASQKKQNQKTTPTPFRRVRAEETDVHPELQDNSFEAKRGSYGSWGDKANKDLKFVKGKQFRHEKTKKKRGSYRGGQIDTSVNSIKFDSD; from the exons GAGACACCTGACGAAGATGAGCCAAGCATGAAAGAATTGTACAACGTATGGGAGAAAAGCCCAGTTGGTCAAAAACGCAAGAATTCAATAGCACAGACACCTCCACCAGCAAAGAAATCCAAACCCAGCAGTTCTAGTAGCGAAGAAGACTCCTCTTCTGATGAAGAGGTTGCCAAGAAGGGCAAAAAGACTCCATCAAAGCCAAACATACCACCATTTAAGGGCACAGCTGCACTGAAGAAAGCTAAAGGGGATGATTCCGGTACTTCGGATTCAGACAGCTCATCAGATGAAAGTGATGACAAAGATGCTAAGAAGAAGCCAGCACAACAGAAGTTCACACAAGTGAAAAAAGCTCCAACTCCAGCGAAAAAGAAAGAATCTAGCTCGGAGAGCGACACCTCTTCAGATGAAGAGCCTCCTGCCAAGAAGACGCCATTGAAACCAACGCAGCAAACCCAAGCAAATGGGAAGAGAAAAGCTGAAAGCAGCAGTTCAGAGGACTCCAGTTCTGATGATGAGAGTTCCAAGCCGGCAGCCAAGAAACCACCTGCAAAGAAACCAGCAACTACCCCAGTTGGAAAGGCAGCAGTGAAGCCAGGTGCCAAGAAGGCCCAAGAGTCGAGCAGTTCTGAGGAGTCAAGCTCTGAAGAAGAAGATAATGTAAAAAAGACACCTGTGACAAAGACAAGTCCAGCAGCAGCTGCAAAACCTGGTCAGGCAAAGATGCCCGCAAAAGCAGAAAGCTCAAGTGATGACAGCTCAAGTGATGAGGATGAAAAGCCCAAACCTAGCACTCCAGCAACCAAGCCAGTTGTAAAGCCACAGGCAAAGAAAGATGATTCTAGCTCGGATAGCAGCAGTGAGAGTGAAGATGAAAAGCCGAAAGCCAAACCAACGCAGGCCAAGCCAGCTTCTGCATCAAAGAAACCAGCTGCAAAGAAGAAAGAGTCAAGCTCAGAAAGTGACAGTGATGATAGTAGCGAAGATGAGAAACCGTCCAAAACACCTGTTAAGTCTGTCACCCCATCAAAGCCAGTTACTCCTGCAGGCAAGAAGACTCCACAGTCCAAGAAGCCAGAAAGCAGCAGCAGTGAGGATAGCTCAAGTGAGGATGAGCAACCAGCAAAGACCCCCGTCAAGGCAGCAACACCTGGAAAACCAGCGCAAACAAAAGCACCTGCCAAACCAACCACTCCAACAGCAGCCAAGAAAGCACAATCAAGTTCTGATAGCGATGATAGTTCAAGTGAAGATGAAAAACCAGCAAAGAAACCCGTCACACCAGCAAAGAAACCTATCACAC CTGCAAAAAAGACCCCACAACCGCCGAAGAAAGCAGAATCAAGTTCTGAAAGCAGCAGTGACGATAGTTCAAGTGAAGATGAAAAAACAAAGAAGCCTGTCACACCTGCTAAAAAGACACCCGCCAAACCAACCACTCCAACAGCAGCTAAGAAAGCAGAATCAAGTTCTGATAGCGATGATAGTTCTAGTGAAGATGAAAAACCAGCAAAGAAAACGGTAACACCTGCAAAAAAGACCCCGCAAGCAAAAGCACCCGCCAAACCAACCACTCCAACAGCAGCTAAGAAAGCAGAATCAAGTTCTGATAGCGATGATAGTTCAAGTGAAGATGAAAAACCAGCAAAGAAACCCACCACACCAGCAAAGAAAGCCATCACACCTGCAAAAAAGACCCCGCAAGCGGCGGGAAAGAAAGCAGAATCAAGTTCTGATAGCAGCAGTGACGATAGTTCAAGTGAAGATGAAAAAACTGTGAAGAAACCTGTTACACCAGCTAAACAGACCCCTCAATCTGCTAAAAAGACCCCACAATCTGCTAAAAAGATCACGCAACAACCAGCGTCTAGTTCTGATAGCAGTAGCGACGAGAGTGAAGAAGAGAAGAAACCAGCTGCAAAATCCCCATCTGTCAAGCAAGCAAAACCTGCGGCAAGCAGCTCCGACTCCAGTTCAGAATCGGAAGAAGAAACAAGCAAAACAAAGCAAGCAGCTGCAACAAATCTTAAATCAAAAGGGGCTACACCGGTTTCAAAAGCTAAAGAGGACAGTTCTAGTTCAGACTCTGACTCCTCTGAAGAGGACACTAAGAAAACCCCTTCAAAACCAAAGCCAATGTTTGCTAAAAATACCACACCAATTGTTAAGAAAGGTGGTGactcgtcgtcatcatcatcagacTCTAGCTCAGACGAAGAAGATAGTAAAGTAAAGAAACCAGCACCAACAAAAAGCACCCCCGTTGTAAATGGTAGAACCCCAAGCTCGGCGAAGAAGAGCACACCAGCGGTGACTCCAGTGAATGGCATGGCGGGATCCAGCGATAGCGACAGTGAAAGTTCCGACAGTGAAGATGAGAAGGCGACCAAAACAAAGCAGCTgacaaag AAAAAGGCCAAGTCATCCAGCGAGGACAGCGATGAGGAAGACGAGGTGCCAGTAAAGAAGACCACACCAGCAAGTCAAAAGAAGCAAAACCAG aagACAACACCAACACCTTTTAGAAGAGTGAGAGCAGAGGAAACAGATGTTCATCCTGAACTACAGGATAATTCATTTGAAGCCAAG AGAGGTTCCTATGGTTCCTGGGGAGACAAAGCCAACAAGGACCTTAAGTTTGTGAAAGGCAAGCAATTCAGACATGAGAAGACGAAAAAGAAGCGCGGAAGTTACCGTGGAGGACAGATAGACACCAGTGTGAATTCAATCAAATTTGATAGTGATTGA
- the LOC140171797 gene encoding uncharacterized protein isoform X1 yields MASADNGKFYPTVYGFLVDSGLEKVANLFKRVTGVKETPDEDEPSMKELYNVWEKSPVGQKRKNSIAQTPPPAKKSKPSSSSSEEDSSSDEEVAKKGKKTPSKPNIPPFKGTAALKKAKGDDSGTSDSDSSSDESDDKDAKKKPAQQKFTQVKKAPTPAKKKESSSESDTSSDEEPPAKKTPLKPTQQTQANGKRKAESSSSEDSSSDDESSKPAAKKPPAKKPATTPVGKAAVKPGAKKAQESSSSEESSSEEEDNVKKTPVTKTSPAAAAKPGQAKMPAKAESSSDDSSSDEDEKPKPSTPATKPVVKPQAKKDDSSSDSSSESEDEKPKAKPTQAKPASASKKPAAKKKESSSESDSDDSSEDEKPSKTPVKSVTPSKPVTPAGKKTPQSKKPESSSSEDSSSEDEQPAKTPVKAATPGKPAQTKAPAKPTTPTAAKKAQSSSDSDDSSSEDEKPAKKPVTPAKKPITPAKKTPQPPGKKAESSSDSDDSSSENEKPAKKPITPAKKTPQPPKKAESSSESSSDDSSSEDEKTKKPVTPAKKTPAKPTTPTAAKKAESSSDSDDSSSEDEKPAKKTVTPAKKTPQAKAPAKPTTPTAAKKAESSSDSDDSSSEDEKPAKKPTTPAKKAITPAKKTPQAAGKKAESSSDSSSDDSSSEDEKTVKKPVTPAKQTPQSAKKTPQSAKKITQQPASSSDSSSDESEEEKKPAAKSPSVKQAKPAASSSDSSSESEEETSKTKQAAATNLKSKGATPVSKAKEDSSSSDSDSSEEDTKKTPSKPKPMFAKNTTPIVKKGGDSSSSSSDSSSDEEDSKVKKPAPTKSTPVVNGRTPSSAKKSTPAVTPVNGMAGSSDSDSESSDSEDEKATKTKQLTKKKAKSSSEDSDEEDEVPVKKTTPASQKKQNQKTTPTPFRRVRAEETDVHPELQDNSFEAKRGSYGSWGDKANKDLKFVKGKQFRHEKTKKKRGSYRGGQIDTSVNSIKFDSD; encoded by the exons GAGACACCTGACGAAGATGAGCCAAGCATGAAAGAATTGTACAACGTATGGGAGAAAAGCCCAGTTGGTCAAAAACGCAAGAATTCAATAGCACAGACACCTCCACCAGCAAAGAAATCCAAACCCAGCAGTTCTAGTAGCGAAGAAGACTCCTCTTCTGATGAAGAGGTTGCCAAGAAGGGCAAAAAGACTCCATCAAAGCCAAACATACCACCATTTAAGGGCACAGCTGCACTGAAGAAAGCTAAAGGGGATGATTCCGGTACTTCGGATTCAGACAGCTCATCAGATGAAAGTGATGACAAAGATGCTAAGAAGAAGCCAGCACAACAGAAGTTCACACAAGTGAAAAAAGCTCCAACTCCAGCGAAAAAGAAAGAATCTAGCTCGGAGAGCGACACCTCTTCAGATGAAGAGCCTCCTGCCAAGAAGACGCCATTGAAACCAACGCAGCAAACCCAAGCAAATGGGAAGAGAAAAGCTGAAAGCAGCAGTTCAGAGGACTCCAGTTCTGATGATGAGAGTTCCAAGCCGGCAGCCAAGAAACCACCTGCAAAGAAACCAGCAACTACCCCAGTTGGAAAGGCAGCAGTGAAGCCAGGTGCCAAGAAGGCCCAAGAGTCGAGCAGTTCTGAGGAGTCAAGCTCTGAAGAAGAAGATAATGTAAAAAAGACACCTGTGACAAAGACAAGTCCAGCAGCAGCTGCAAAACCTGGTCAGGCAAAGATGCCCGCAAAAGCAGAAAGCTCAAGTGATGACAGCTCAAGTGATGAGGATGAAAAGCCCAAACCTAGCACTCCAGCAACCAAGCCAGTTGTAAAGCCACAGGCAAAGAAAGATGATTCTAGCTCGGATAGCAGCAGTGAGAGTGAAGATGAAAAGCCGAAAGCCAAACCAACGCAGGCCAAGCCAGCTTCTGCATCAAAGAAACCAGCTGCAAAGAAGAAAGAGTCAAGCTCAGAAAGTGACAGTGATGATAGTAGCGAAGATGAGAAACCGTCCAAAACACCTGTTAAGTCTGTCACCCCATCAAAGCCAGTTACTCCTGCAGGCAAGAAGACTCCACAGTCCAAGAAGCCAGAAAGCAGCAGCAGTGAGGATAGCTCAAGTGAGGATGAGCAACCAGCAAAGACCCCCGTCAAGGCAGCAACACCTGGAAAACCAGCGCAAACAAAAGCACCTGCCAAACCAACCACTCCAACAGCAGCCAAGAAAGCACAATCAAGTTCTGATAGCGATGATAGTTCAAGTGAAGATGAAAAACCAGCAAAGAAACCCGTCACACCAGCAAAGAAACCTATCACACCTGCAAAAAAGACCCCACAACCGCCGGGAAAGAAAGCAGAATCAAGTTCTGATAGTGACGATAGTTCAAGTGAAAATGAAAAACCAGCAAAGAAACCCATCACACCTGCAAAAAAGACCCCACAACCGCCGAAGAAAGCAGAATCAAGTTCTGAAAGCAGCAGTGACGATAGTTCAAGTGAAGATGAAAAAACAAAGAAGCCTGTCACACCTGCTAAAAAGACACCCGCCAAACCAACCACTCCAACAGCAGCTAAGAAAGCAGAATCAAGTTCTGATAGCGATGATAGTTCTAGTGAAGATGAAAAACCAGCAAAGAAAACGGTAACACCTGCAAAAAAGACCCCGCAAGCAAAAGCACCCGCCAAACCAACCACTCCAACAGCAGCTAAGAAAGCAGAATCAAGTTCTGATAGCGATGATAGTTCAAGTGAAGATGAAAAACCAGCAAAGAAACCCACCACACCAGCAAAGAAAGCCATCACACCTGCAAAAAAGACCCCGCAAGCGGCGGGAAAGAAAGCAGAATCAAGTTCTGATAGCAGCAGTGACGATAGTTCAAGTGAAGATGAAAAAACTGTGAAGAAACCTGTTACACCAGCTAAACAGACCCCTCAATCTGCTAAAAAGACCCCACAATCTGCTAAAAAGATCACGCAACAACCAGCGTCTAGTTCTGATAGCAGTAGCGACGAGAGTGAAGAAGAGAAGAAACCAGCTGCAAAATCCCCATCTGTCAAGCAAGCAAAACCTGCGGCAAGCAGCTCCGACTCCAGTTCAGAATCGGAAGAAGAAACAAGCAAAACAAAGCAAGCAGCTGCAACAAATCTTAAATCAAAAGGGGCTACACCGGTTTCAAAAGCTAAAGAGGACAGTTCTAGTTCAGACTCTGACTCCTCTGAAGAGGACACTAAGAAAACCCCTTCAAAACCAAAGCCAATGTTTGCTAAAAATACCACACCAATTGTTAAGAAAGGTGGTGactcgtcgtcatcatcatcagacTCTAGCTCAGACGAAGAAGATAGTAAAGTAAAGAAACCAGCACCAACAAAAAGCACCCCCGTTGTAAATGGTAGAACCCCAAGCTCGGCGAAGAAGAGCACACCAGCGGTGACTCCAGTGAATGGCATGGCGGGATCCAGCGATAGCGACAGTGAAAGTTCCGACAGTGAAGATGAGAAGGCGACCAAAACAAAGCAGCTgacaaag AAAAAGGCCAAGTCATCCAGCGAGGACAGCGATGAGGAAGACGAGGTGCCAGTAAAGAAGACCACACCAGCAAGTCAAAAGAAGCAAAACCAG aagACAACACCAACACCTTTTAGAAGAGTGAGAGCAGAGGAAACAGATGTTCATCCTGAACTACAGGATAATTCATTTGAAGCCAAG AGAGGTTCCTATGGTTCCTGGGGAGACAAAGCCAACAAGGACCTTAAGTTTGTGAAAGGCAAGCAATTCAGACATGAGAAGACGAAAAAGAAGCGCGGAAGTTACCGTGGAGGACAGATAGACACCAGTGTGAATTCAATCAAATTTGATAGTGATTGA